A region of Candidatus Latescibacterota bacterium DNA encodes the following proteins:
- a CDS encoding AIR synthase family protein: MKAKLPDIGKISPEVFEELIYPRLGRKRDSVIVPPCSGVDVGIVEIGGQAVAITTDPVFIVPEYGWERAAWFAIHILASDIVTSGLKPTYLSIDLNLPMEITAEQLEKMWTVMHEECEKLGMAVVCGHTARYENCNYPMVGGATVLAVGPIDSYVTPALAKTGDHIIITKGPAIESSGIFAAMFPDRITEAFGKEFSDKAQDIFYKMSVVEDAMTAITVGVRDKGVTSMHDATECGIWGGVYEIAEAAGLGAVLDKDAIVVEDGVMEICELFDIKDPYAAISEGTLIITCRPDFSGDVVKVLNAKGITASVVGELTPPEKGIIVIEGGKERPFEHPRVDPFWEAFYNSLK, translated from the coding sequence ATGAAAGCGAAACTCCCCGATATCGGAAAAATCTCACCGGAAGTATTCGAAGAGCTCATTTATCCCCGTCTCGGCAGAAAGAGGGATTCGGTCATCGTGCCGCCGTGCAGTGGTGTGGATGTGGGGATCGTCGAGATAGGTGGGCAGGCGGTCGCAATTACGACCGACCCCGTCTTTATCGTACCTGAATATGGATGGGAACGTGCCGCATGGTTTGCGATACATATCCTTGCTTCGGATATCGTGACGAGTGGTCTCAAGCCGACCTACCTCTCTATCGACCTCAACCTGCCAATGGAGATCACAGCCGAACAGCTCGAAAAGATGTGGACCGTCATGCATGAAGAGTGCGAGAAGCTGGGGATGGCAGTAGTGTGCGGACACACTGCAAGGTATGAGAACTGTAACTATCCGATGGTCGGAGGGGCGACCGTCCTGGCCGTAGGGCCGATCGACTCCTATGTTACTCCCGCACTGGCGAAGACTGGCGACCATATCATCATCACGAAGGGACCGGCTATCGAATCGTCTGGTATCTTCGCGGCGATGTTTCCCGACAGGATAACAGAGGCGTTCGGTAAGGAATTCTCTGACAAGGCGCAGGATATCTTTTACAAGATGTCGGTCGTCGAGGATGCCATGACAGCGATCACGGTGGGAGTACGCGACAAGGGCGTGACCTCTATGCATGACGCGACAGAGTGCGGCATCTGGGGAGGAGTCTATGAGATCGCCGAGGCAGCCGGTCTCGGAGCGGTCCTCGACAAAGACGCGATCGTCGTGGAAGACGGAGTGATGGAGATCTGTGAACTGTTTGACATCAAGGACCCATACGCGGCGATAAGCGAGGGCACCCTTATCATCACCTGCCGTCCCGATTTTTCGGGCGATGTGGTCAAGGTCCTCAATGCAAAAGGAATCACTGCTTCTGTCGTGGGAGAACTTACTCCCCCGGAAAAAGGGATCATTGTCATCGAAGGCGGGAAGGAACGTCCGTTCGAACACCCCAGGGTCGATCCGTTCTGGGAGGCGTTCTACAACTCACTGAAATAA
- a CDS encoding metal ABC transporter substrate-binding protein yields the protein MKIAGNLLIVLLALASFATHTNAEDRIKVITTFSDFASITREITGDLAEVEYLSHGDQDPHFVPPKPSLALKLKKADMLVSTGLDLEMWLATLQDKARNSRIMDGADGFITVSPGIDILQKPETLSRTEGDVHIMGNPHFHTSPLNWKPISENILTGLTRVDPKNADTYRANQKLFIERMYIAMFGHELVELIGGEQLAELLRSGNLIEFLDRDYQGKKLSDMLGGWVQGSLPFRGMKVIAYHKNWAYFAHDFGLTVAGYIESKPGIPPTPKHVEQTIRLIKTEGIDVMLVASYFEKRKPAAISEKTGIKALFLPMSVEALPEVPDCFSLVDYWIEQINNAVGTD from the coding sequence ATGAAAATAGCAGGAAATTTATTGATCGTGTTGCTGGCGCTGGCAAGCTTTGCCACACATACCAACGCGGAAGACCGGATAAAAGTCATCACTACATTTTCAGACTTCGCTTCTATCACCAGGGAGATCACAGGAGACCTCGCAGAAGTCGAATACCTTTCACATGGTGACCAGGATCCACATTTCGTCCCGCCCAAGCCGAGCCTCGCGCTTAAACTCAAGAAGGCCGACATGCTGGTATCTACGGGGCTGGATCTCGAGATGTGGCTTGCTACACTCCAGGACAAGGCCAGAAACAGCCGGATAATGGACGGCGCAGACGGGTTTATCACAGTCTCTCCCGGAATCGATATCCTGCAGAAACCGGAGACGTTGAGCAGGACCGAGGGCGACGTCCACATCATGGGAAATCCCCACTTTCACACCAGTCCTCTCAATTGGAAACCTATTTCAGAAAATATCCTGACAGGTCTGACACGGGTCGACCCGAAAAACGCTGATACTTACAGGGCAAATCAGAAATTGTTCATCGAGAGGATGTATATAGCGATGTTCGGCCACGAACTCGTTGAGCTCATAGGCGGTGAGCAACTGGCTGAACTTCTCCGGTCCGGCAATCTTATCGAGTTCCTTGACAGGGACTATCAGGGAAAGAAACTGTCGGACATGCTTGGGGGCTGGGTACAGGGATCCCTCCCGTTCAGAGGCATGAAAGTCATCGCTTATCATAAGAACTGGGCCTATTTCGCCCATGATTTCGGGCTGACCGTGGCCGGATATATCGAGTCCAAACCTGGCATCCCTCCCACTCCAAAGCATGTGGAGCAGACGATTCGCCTGATCAAGACCGAAGGGATCGATGTCATGCTTGTCGCGTCGTATTTCGAAAAGAGAAAACCTGCGGCAATCTCAGAAAAGACGGGAATAAAGGCGCTGTTTCTTCCCATGTCGGTCGAAGCTCTTCCAGAAGTCCCGGACTGTTTCTCACTTGTCGATTACTGGATCGAGCAGATCAACAATGCAGTGGGCACGGACTAG
- a CDS encoding metal ABC transporter permease, protein MLDSLGFLLIQIVLLLVVTSVHTYLGLHVIRRGIVFSDLSLDQLAAFGVIVGIGLGIEGGTLGSYLVSFVAVLAGSFILAYVKPRNKNIPHEAVIGIVYGLALVASIMVADKISGGLAYVTQTLSGMMLWASWPLVTTTVIAYLLLSIFHFRFRDRFIAITEGRGDPKNENFWDLLFFVTLGIITVLIVPIAGVLLAYGFLMIPAAIATLFTKDWKTALRLGWSIGFVASMSGLMASYRFNLPYGPTLVMSLGVFFMGALTLKYFTERSKQ, encoded by the coding sequence ATGCTGGATAGTCTCGGTTTTCTTTTGATCCAGATAGTGTTGCTTCTGGTAGTGACGTCCGTGCATACCTACCTGGGACTTCACGTGATCAGGAGAGGAATAGTCTTCTCCGACCTCTCTCTGGATCAACTTGCTGCTTTCGGAGTGATAGTGGGCATCGGACTCGGTATCGAGGGCGGGACCCTAGGGTCCTACCTTGTTTCTTTTGTCGCGGTGCTTGCAGGCTCGTTTATTCTTGCCTATGTCAAACCCCGGAACAAAAACATCCCCCACGAGGCTGTTATCGGAATAGTATACGGACTGGCACTTGTCGCCTCGATAATGGTGGCCGACAAGATATCAGGCGGCCTTGCCTACGTCACGCAGACTCTTTCAGGAATGATGCTCTGGGCAAGCTGGCCGCTGGTGACCACCACCGTCATCGCCTATCTCCTTCTCTCGATCTTCCATTTCAGGTTCAGGGACAGATTCATCGCCATAACCGAAGGAAGAGGAGATCCAAAAAATGAAAATTTCTGGGACCTCCTGTTCTTCGTCACACTTGGCATTATCACGGTCCTTATCGTACCCATAGCCGGCGTGTTGCTGGCATATGGATTTCTGATGATCCCGGCTGCCATAGCGACATTGTTCACCAAAGACTGGAAGACCGCCCTGCGGTTGGGATGGAGCATCGGATTCGTAGCGTCGATGTCAGGTCTGATGGCTTCATATCGCTTCAATCTCCCCTACGGCCCTACCCTGGTCATGTCGCTTGGAGTGTTTTTCATGGGAGCCCTGACTCTGAAATACTTCACGGAAAGGTCAAAACAGTAA
- a CDS encoding DUF4355 domain-containing protein, whose protein sequence is MKILRSLLLIVLALTIPLTVSAQDRTEMTEKELARLLKEQGHRIETLEKIIEELQARIDRKEKDNELEDLLAEARRMAEQKNKSTEQGEKRKFYSGLRQHSALNPNISVGSDYYFSYGSSRTEYNKALSDNSWGTGQLFIREIEIAAEASLDPYSRAKVFLGFGPEGVGVEEGYMEWLNWPLNMNLKLGKYKSQFGVMNRYHLHALPQFDLPLVMSNFFGNESLKGVGVAANFLLPSLTAHVNELDLQVISGGEGPSFTGDGNHNIVFVSHLKNYWDINRAAYIELGLSGATGYNDAEESSRTILGGIDLRLKWSPPGRSKYRGFEWWSEAVFSRYELQDENIDSWGIFSSLQYRLGARWLCSGRFDYSQLPGDGWREEYGGTACIDFWQSEFVFLRLQYSYIDRNFDEDDNRVILQVSWAMGPHKHESY, encoded by the coding sequence ATGAAGATATTGAGATCACTATTGTTGATAGTTCTGGCCCTGACGATCCCCCTCACTGTTTCAGCTCAGGACAGGACTGAGATGACAGAGAAGGAACTGGCCAGATTGCTGAAGGAACAGGGTCACAGAATAGAGACCCTCGAAAAGATCATAGAAGAGCTTCAGGCAAGGATCGACAGAAAAGAAAAGGATAACGAACTCGAAGACCTGCTTGCAGAAGCTCGCAGGATGGCAGAACAAAAGAACAAGAGTACGGAGCAAGGAGAAAAAAGAAAATTCTACAGTGGGCTCCGACAACATTCGGCCCTTAATCCGAACATCAGTGTCGGAAGCGATTATTATTTCTCATACGGATCTTCCCGGACGGAATACAACAAGGCACTTTCAGACAATAGCTGGGGAACCGGGCAATTGTTTATCAGAGAGATCGAGATCGCGGCAGAGGCCTCTCTTGACCCGTATTCTCGAGCCAAGGTCTTCCTCGGTTTCGGGCCCGAGGGAGTCGGAGTCGAGGAAGGGTATATGGAATGGCTGAACTGGCCTCTCAACATGAACCTCAAACTCGGAAAATACAAGTCACAGTTCGGTGTTATGAACAGGTATCACCTGCACGCGCTGCCACAGTTCGATCTCCCTCTCGTAATGTCCAATTTCTTCGGAAACGAATCCCTGAAAGGCGTCGGAGTGGCGGCAAACTTCCTCCTGCCCTCCCTGACGGCACATGTCAACGAACTGGACCTGCAGGTCATCTCCGGTGGAGAGGGTCCCAGTTTTACAGGTGACGGCAACCACAATATCGTCTTCGTGAGTCATTTGAAAAATTACTGGGATATCAACCGGGCCGCCTATATCGAACTCGGCCTAAGTGGAGCTACCGGTTACAACGACGCGGAAGAGTCGAGCAGGACGATTCTGGGTGGAATCGACCTCAGATTGAAGTGGTCGCCTCCGGGACGTTCAAAATACCGTGGCTTTGAATGGTGGAGCGAAGCTGTTTTTTCCAGATATGAACTTCAGGATGAAAATATCGACAGCTGGGGGATCTTTTCCTCACTTCAATACCGTCTTGGCGCGAGATGGCTGTGTAGCGGTCGTTTCGATTATTCACAGCTACCAGGAGACGGGTGGCGGGAAGAATATGGCGGCACAGCCTGTATCGACTTCTGGCAGAGCGAATTCGTCTTCCTCAGGTTGCAGTATTCATATATCGACAGGAACTTCGACGAGGACGACAACAGAGTGATCCTCCAGGTGTCATGGGCGATGGGGCCTCATAAACATGAATCTTATTAA
- a CDS encoding TlpA family protein disulfide reductase, with the protein MKIKMRFPVVKSVATLLALFILAGTFLLVADAAAGSLEFKLKDLKNHSRSYSELKGNKLTVIDFWATWCKPCGRSIPKLVQLNDKYKEKGVAFIGISIDGPRNLSKVRPYARSKKIDFTVLLDVNGDVMGRMNVKVVPTLIIVDGDDEVVYFHQGYRSGDHKVIEEEIVKLLSGSEE; encoded by the coding sequence ATGAAAATCAAAATGAGATTCCCGGTCGTCAAGTCGGTGGCGACCCTGCTGGCTTTATTTATCCTGGCAGGGACATTCCTCCTGGTTGCCGATGCGGCCGCCGGTAGCCTCGAGTTCAAGCTCAAGGACCTGAAGAATCACAGCAGGTCGTACTCTGAGCTCAAAGGCAATAAACTGACCGTTATCGATTTCTGGGCGACATGGTGCAAGCCGTGCGGACGATCTATCCCGAAACTGGTCCAGCTGAACGATAAATACAAAGAAAAGGGTGTAGCCTTCATCGGGATCAGCATCGATGGTCCCCGTAACCTCTCGAAGGTCCGCCCGTACGCCCGCTCGAAAAAAATCGATTTCACCGTCCTTCTCGATGTGAACGGTGATGTGATGGGGCGGATGAACGTGAAGGTAGTTCCGACTCTCATCATCGTCGATGGGGATGACGAGGTCGTCTATTTTCATCAGGGGTACCGGTCGGGTGATCATAAGGTCATTGAAGAAGAGATAGTGAAACTGCTCTCTGGCAGTGAGGAATAG